DNA from Tsuneonella dongtanensis:
GTCACGCTTGAACTGTGGGACGAAAAGCCGATCTCGGTCGCTCTGCCCGAACAGGTCGAAGCGACGATCGTCGAGGCCGACGCGGTTGTGAAGGGGCAGACCGCCTCGTCCAGCTACAAGCCGGCGGTGCTCGACAACGGCGTGCGCGTGATGGTGCCGCCGCACATCGAAAGCGGCACACGGATCGTGGTCGACGTTTACGAGCGGACCTACGTCGGCAAGGCGGGCTGATCCTGTCGTGAGCGCATTATCGGGACTCATTCGCGTCATGGAAAAGGCCGCGCGCAAGGCGGGCGGCAAGCTGCGGCGCGACTTCGGCGAGGTCGAGCACCTCCAGGTCAGCCGCAAGGGGCCGTCGGACTTCGTCTCGAAGGCCGACCGCATCGCCGAACGCACCATCTGGGACGAGCTCAAGGTCGCGCGTCCGGGCTGGGGTTTCCTGATGGAGGAAGGCGGCGAGATCCCTGGGGAAGAGGGCAAGCCGCGCTTCATCGTCGATCCGCTCGACGGAACCAGCAACTTTCTTCACGGCATTCCGCACTTCGCGATCTCGATCGCGGCGCAGGAGCCGACGCTCGACGGAAAGGGCTGGGGCGAGGTGACAGCAGCGGTGATCTATCAGCCGATCACCGACGAGACTTTCTGGGCCGAGAAGACCCGGGGCGCATGGCTCCACGATGGCCGGCTGCGCGTATCGAGCCGGTCGCGCATGTCCGACGCCCTGCTCGCCACCGGAATGCCGTACCAGGCCCACGGCGACTTCGAGCAATGGCTCAAGATCTACGGCGCGTTAGGACCGCAGGTTGCGGGTGTGCGCCGTTTCGGCGCCGCCTCGCTCGACCTCGCGTGGGTCGCCGCCGGGCGTTTCGACGGGTTCTGGGAGAGCGACCTTGCCCCGTGGGACACTGCAGCGGGCTGTCTGCTCGTGCGCGAGGCGGGCGGTTTTGTTACCGACTTCCGCGGCCGGTCGCAGCCGATCTGCGACCGCCAGGTGCTTGCCGCCAACGACGGTTTGCATTCCAAATTGCACAAAGCACTGGCCGGCGCGATCAAGGTCTAGCCGAGCGTACTCTGCGCCGCTAAGGCACGGCGCGCTTGCGGGGAGCCCCTGTGGCGGAATCGGTAGACGCGCTCGACTCAAAATCGAGTTTCGCAAGAAGTGCCCGTTCGAGTCGGGCCAGGGGCACCAGATTTCTCGCAACACCGCTCTGGCGCTTTCGAGCGGGATAATCGCTTGTAATTGCGGGCGCGGTCTGGGATTCACCGTGACCGGATGATCGACGCTCCCAATCTCCACGCGATCGGCGCGATGATCGTCACCATCGGTATGTTCGTCGCCTTCGCGCGGGGGCGCATGAGCACCGAGATCGTGTCGTTGCTGACCATCGCGGTCATCGCGGTGGGGCTTTATTTCTTTCCCATGCCGCACACGCAGCCGACCGACGGGCTGGCACTCGCCTTCTCGGGCTTCGGCCACTACGCGCTGATCACCATCTGTGCGCTGATGATCATGGGACGGGGGCTGGTGGTGACCGGCGCGCTCGAACCCTTCGCGCGGGTGCTGGAGTCCGTTTTCAAGTTCAACCAGCAGGTCGGCCTGCTCGTTTCGCTGGTCATGGCGTTCTTCCTGTCGATGTTCGTCAACGACACGCCGGTCCTCGTCCTGCTGCTTCCGATCTTCGTCAGCATGGCGGCGCGCGGCGGCATGGCGGCATCGAAAACGCTGATCCCGCTCAACGCGGCGGTGCTGATCGGCGGGATGGGTACCACAATCGGCACATCGACTAATCTGCTGGTGGTATCGATTGCGCGCGATCTGGGCATGCCCCAGATGAACGTGTTCCACTTCACACCGATCGTCCTCACCGCGGCGCTCGTCGCGCTGCCGTATCTCTGGCTCATCGCGCCGCGACTTCTCGGCGACAACCGGACAGAGGATCTCCACGTGAAGCGGCGGTTCGTCACTCGCCTGAGGATCAACGAAGGCAGTACTCTGACGGGGCAGGAACTCGCCACGGTGATGCCGCGGCTCCCTGCCGAGATCGAATTTCACGATAGGCCGGCGGGCAAGATCCAGACCCAGGAACGCCTGACGATCTCCGGAACCCACGACGCGATCGAGGAAGCGATGCGGACGCTGAAGGGCGAGGTCGCGCCGGCCTGGGTGATCGATCGCATTCGCAAGGAATCGGCCGAGGCACGCGAAGACATCGCGGTGGTGGAGATGACTGTCACCGCCGATTCCCGCCTGATCGAACGTACGCTGCCCAGTTCGGGCATCGCCGACCTGTACGGGGTCGCAGTGCTCGGCATCCATCGGCCGAAGAAGCTGCTCGGAGATGGCGACGATGCCGCACAATTGGGCGAAATGCGCATCGCGGAAGGCGACGTGCTGCTGGTCATGGGCCTGCCAGAGCCGCTCCAGGCATTTGCCCGGGCCGACAGCCTGCTGATCCTCGAAGGGATGCGCGAACTTCCCCGGCGATCGAAAGCGGTGCTCGCCGGAGGCATCATGCTGGGATCGGTCGGGCTGGCGTCGATCGGGCTTCTACCCATCGCCATCTCGGCGCTCGCCGGGGCGATCCTGATGTTCGTGACCGGTTGCGTAAAGTTCGACCGGGTCGGCCGCGCCCTGTCGGCGAAGGTCATCGTACTGGTAGCGGCGAGCATCGCGCTCGGGCGGCTGATCGGCGACACCGGGGCTGCCGAGTGGCTGGGGCAGGCGATGTCGCTGGGCCTCCAGTTCCTCAGCCCCGCCGCGGTCCTGGCCGCGATCATGCTCTTCGTCACCCTGCTGACCAACTTCGCCAGCAACGCCACGGCCGCGACGGTCGGAACGCCCATCGCGTTCAACATCGCACAGCAGCTCGGCCTGCCTCCCGAACCGCTGATCCTCGCGGTGCTGTTCGGGTGCAACCTCTGCTACGCGACGCCGATCGCCTACCAGACCAACATGCTCATCATGGCCGAGGGCGGGTACGAGTTCAAAGACTACATCCGCACGGGCGTACCGCTGGTGTTGTTGATGACGGTGACACTGTCTGTCCTGCTGGTGGTGACGTACCAGATGTAACGGCCAGGTTGCCGGCTCAATCGGCAGCGGATGCTTCGCCCGAGCGCGCGCGCGACGCGTCAAGAAGGCTTTCGATCTGCGTTGCCCTGCCGGGCGCGATCGCCTCGCGCTGCGAGCGTGCGTGATCCGCGATGATCTTGCGCTTCTGCTCTTCGCTGAGCCGCGCCCAGGCTTCGTTTGATATTCCGTACATGTTGAAGCCGGCAGGCATTCCGATCACCGATCCTGACGCGTCGGGAGGGATGATCCCCGAGTTCGCACCACCGAAGTCACCGTCCGTCGGCTGTCCGTAACTGCCGTCGAACTCCTCGCTGCCAAAGCCGCGGCCCTGGCCATCGCCTTTGCGCACCAATTCTGTGGGATGGGCCTCGGCCGGCGCCTGGCTGACGGCTACTTCCCTGGCGACCGCGTCGCGGGCGTCCCCGTTTGCAAACATGGCCAATGCCAGGGTGCACACGATGGTGACCGCCGCGAAATGGCGATACATCTGGGCCGTGACCGGCTTGGCTGTCGCCTTGCGAACCATGGGGACCGCCTAGCGGACCAAGGTTAAACGGGCGGCAACCATCGATGGTTGCCATATGGTTGACGGCCGCCGGGGAAGGGGTCCCCGACGGCCGTCTCTCCTCCCCAGGAGATGATAAGTCGGTGTGCCCGACGTGTCAGGTGTAGGTGCCGAGCCGATGGTGCAAGGCATTGATCCGGGCAAGCTCGTCGCGGTCTTCAACCGTCCGCGCATAGGCAGTCAGCGCGGTCCGCAGCAGGCGGAAGTCGGCGGTCGAGAGCAGGGCGCGGGCCCGGCTCGGTTCGGGCGGACGTTCTTCAGTCATGGTCGTCATCCTCTCTCTCCTTACGCCGCGGCGAACTGGTTCATGGTGTTGTGCTCGCCGCCGGCTTTCAGCGCGGCTTCGCCGGCGAAGTATTCCTTGTGATCGTCCCCGATGTCGGAGCCGGCCATGTTCTGGTGCTTCACGCAGGCGATGCCCTGGCGGATTTCCTCGCGCTGGACCTGCTTGACGTAGCCCAGCATGCCCTCGTCGCCGAAATAGCGCTTGGCGAGGTTGTCGGTGCTGAGCGCCGCGGTGTGGTAGGTCGGCAGCGTGATCAGGTGGTGGAAGATG
Protein-coding regions in this window:
- a CDS encoding SLC13 family permease — encoded protein: MIDAPNLHAIGAMIVTIGMFVAFARGRMSTEIVSLLTIAVIAVGLYFFPMPHTQPTDGLALAFSGFGHYALITICALMIMGRGLVVTGALEPFARVLESVFKFNQQVGLLVSLVMAFFLSMFVNDTPVLVLLLPIFVSMAARGGMAASKTLIPLNAAVLIGGMGTTIGTSTNLLVVSIARDLGMPQMNVFHFTPIVLTAALVALPYLWLIAPRLLGDNRTEDLHVKRRFVTRLRINEGSTLTGQELATVMPRLPAEIEFHDRPAGKIQTQERLTISGTHDAIEEAMRTLKGEVAPAWVIDRIRKESAEAREDIAVVEMTVTADSRLIERTLPSSGIADLYGVAVLGIHRPKKLLGDGDDAAQLGEMRIAEGDVLLVMGLPEPLQAFARADSLLILEGMRELPRRSKAVLAGGIMLGSVGLASIGLLPIAISALAGAILMFVTGCVKFDRVGRALSAKVIVLVAASIALGRLIGDTGAAEWLGQAMSLGLQFLSPAAVLAAIMLFVTLLTNFASNATAATVGTPIAFNIAQQLGLPPEPLILAVLFGCNLCYATPIAYQTNMLIMAEGGYEFKDYIRTGVPLVLLMTVTLSVLLVVTYQM
- a CDS encoding inositol monophosphatase family protein; this translates as MSALSGLIRVMEKAARKAGGKLRRDFGEVEHLQVSRKGPSDFVSKADRIAERTIWDELKVARPGWGFLMEEGGEIPGEEGKPRFIVDPLDGTSNFLHGIPHFAISIAAQEPTLDGKGWGEVTAAVIYQPITDETFWAEKTRGAWLHDGRLRVSSRSRMSDALLATGMPYQAHGDFEQWLKIYGALGPQVAGVRRFGAASLDLAWVAAGRFDGFWESDLAPWDTAAGCLLVREAGGFVTDFRGRSQPICDRQVLAANDGLHSKLHKALAGAIKV